A part of Streptomyces sp. NBC_00557 genomic DNA contains:
- a CDS encoding amino acid permease: MLDQGAPPHDRTATAPASPGVAARLMRRKPVERLVAEGGHGEGGTLRRSLGLWQLTMISIGATLGTGIFVVLGEAVPKAGPAVTLSFVIAGLTALFSALSYAELAGTIPVSGSSYSYAYATMGELIAWVCGWCLLLEYGVSVAAVAVGWGEYLNELLSGTIGVTIPQALSAPPGDGGVFNLPALIVVLLAMVFLLGGAKESARANTVMVCVKIAALIMFCAIGFMGFKSGNYSHFMPLGMAGVSAAGATLFFSYIGFDAASTAGEEAKDAQRDLPRAIMLSLVIVTALYVLVAAVAVGAKPWRTFNDSEAALAQIMKDVTGQSFWGTLLAFCAVIAIASVVLTVLYGQTRILFAMSRDGLVPKIFAKVHPKTGAPRANTVIVSVFCGVLAAAIPLGQLADATSIGTLFAFALVNIAVVVLRRTRPHMNRTFRVPLSPVLPALGFAFCVWMMGSLSTVTWIVFGVWMAVGLVFYFVYGYRRSRLAAGEDVAVAAAK, translated from the coding sequence GGCGTTCCCTCGGGCTGTGGCAGCTGACCATGATCAGCATCGGTGCCACGCTCGGCACCGGCATCTTCGTCGTCCTCGGCGAGGCCGTCCCGAAAGCGGGCCCGGCCGTCACCCTGTCGTTCGTGATCGCGGGTCTCACCGCGCTGTTCTCGGCCCTGTCCTACGCCGAGCTGGCGGGCACCATCCCGGTCTCCGGCTCCTCGTACTCGTACGCATACGCAACGATGGGCGAACTGATCGCCTGGGTCTGCGGCTGGTGCCTGCTGCTGGAGTACGGCGTCTCCGTCGCCGCCGTGGCCGTCGGCTGGGGCGAGTACCTCAACGAACTGCTCAGCGGCACCATCGGCGTCACCATCCCGCAGGCCCTGTCGGCCCCGCCCGGCGACGGCGGCGTCTTCAACCTGCCCGCGCTGATCGTCGTGCTCCTCGCGATGGTGTTCCTGCTCGGCGGCGCCAAGGAGTCCGCGCGGGCCAACACCGTCATGGTGTGCGTGAAGATCGCCGCGCTCATCATGTTCTGCGCCATCGGCTTCATGGGCTTCAAGTCCGGGAACTACTCTCACTTCATGCCGCTCGGCATGGCGGGCGTCAGCGCGGCCGGCGCCACGCTGTTCTTCTCGTACATCGGCTTCGACGCCGCCTCCACCGCCGGTGAGGAGGCGAAGGACGCCCAGCGCGACCTGCCGCGCGCGATCATGCTCTCGCTGGTCATCGTGACCGCGCTGTACGTGCTGGTCGCCGCCGTGGCCGTCGGCGCCAAGCCGTGGCGGACCTTCAACGACTCCGAGGCCGCGCTCGCCCAGATCATGAAGGACGTCACCGGGCAGAGCTTCTGGGGCACCCTGCTGGCCTTCTGCGCCGTCATCGCCATCGCGAGCGTCGTGCTGACCGTGCTCTACGGCCAGACCCGCATCCTCTTCGCCATGTCCCGCGACGGACTGGTGCCCAAGATCTTCGCCAAGGTCCACCCGAAGACCGGCGCGCCGCGCGCCAACACCGTGATCGTCTCGGTGTTCTGCGGGGTGCTCGCCGCCGCGATCCCGCTGGGCCAGCTGGCGGACGCCACCAGCATCGGCACGCTGTTCGCCTTCGCGCTGGTCAACATCGCGGTCGTGGTGCTGCGCCGGACCCGCCCGCACATGAACCGCACCTTCCGCGTCCCGCTGTCGCCGGTGCTGCCCGCGCTGGGCTTCGCCTTCTGCGTGTGGATGATGGGCAGCCTGTCGACCGTCACCTGGATCGTGTTCGGTGTCTGGATGGCCGTCGGGCTCGTGTTCTACTTCGTATACGGCTATCGCCGTTCCCGTCTCGCGGCCGGTGAGGACGTCGCGGTGGCGGCAGCGAAGTGA